One Halosegnis longus DNA window includes the following coding sequences:
- a CDS encoding CDC48 family AAA ATPase, which produces MSQTLVVKPMPQSKAGRGLAMVDPEAMEELGLDNGDYIVISRGDNRTIARTFPGYEDAGTGVVRIDGRLRSEAGVGIDDRVEIEKADVNPAKSITVALPANLRIRGNIAGPIRDKLSGQAVTPGQQVPFSFGFGAFSSMSGQQIPMKIAETDPSGTVVITDSTEVNISEQPAEQIVGEQSSAGSEEGSTPNVTYEDIGGLDDELEQVREMIELPMRHPELFSQLGIDPPKGVLLHGPPGTGKTLIAKAVANEVDAYFTDISGPEIMSKYYGESEEQLREVFEEAEENQPAIIFIDELDSIAPKRGETSGDVERRVVAQLLSMMDGLDERGQVTVIAATNRVDSIDPALRRGGRFDREIEVGVPDQEGREEVLQVHTRGMPLAEGIDLEEYAESTHGFVGADLESLAKESAMNALRRVRPQLDLESDEIDAEVLDSIEVTETDLKDALKGITPSAMREVFVEVPDVQWNDVGGLDDTKTRLQETIQWPLDYPEVFEQMDLQAAKGVLMYGPPGTGKTLIAKAVANEAESNFISVKGPELLNKYVGESEKGVREVFEKARSNAPTVIFFDEIDAIAGQRGKNMGDSGVGERVVSQLLTELDGLEELEDVVVVATTNRPDLIDSALLRPGRLDRHIHVPVPDEDGRRKIFEVHTRNKPLADDVDLDRLARKTDNYVGADIEAVAREASMAATREYINSVDPEDAAGSAGNVRVTMDHFEQALDEVKASVDAETREQYDDIEADFESGDDTGRDVSRTFQ; this is translated from the coding sequence GTGAGCCAGACGCTCGTCGTGAAGCCGATGCCACAGAGCAAGGCCGGTCGCGGGCTCGCGATGGTCGACCCCGAGGCGATGGAGGAACTCGGCTTGGACAACGGCGATTACATCGTCATCAGCCGCGGCGACAACCGGACCATCGCCCGCACCTTCCCCGGCTACGAGGACGCCGGCACCGGCGTCGTCCGCATCGACGGACGGCTCCGCTCCGAGGCGGGCGTCGGCATCGACGACCGCGTCGAGATCGAGAAGGCCGACGTGAACCCGGCCAAGTCGATTACCGTCGCGCTCCCGGCGAATCTCCGGATTCGCGGCAACATCGCCGGCCCGATTCGCGACAAGCTCTCCGGGCAGGCGGTCACGCCCGGCCAGCAGGTCCCGTTCAGCTTCGGCTTCGGGGCCTTCTCCTCGATGAGCGGCCAGCAGATTCCGATGAAGATCGCCGAGACCGACCCCTCGGGGACGGTCGTCATCACGGACTCGACGGAGGTCAACATCTCCGAACAGCCGGCCGAACAGATCGTCGGCGAGCAGTCGAGCGCCGGTAGCGAGGAGGGCAGCACGCCGAACGTCACCTACGAAGACATCGGCGGGCTGGACGACGAGCTCGAACAGGTGCGCGAGATGATCGAGCTGCCGATGCGTCACCCGGAGCTGTTCTCACAGCTCGGCATCGACCCGCCGAAGGGCGTGCTCCTGCACGGCCCGCCGGGGACGGGGAAGACCCTCATCGCCAAGGCCGTCGCCAACGAGGTCGACGCCTACTTCACCGACATCTCCGGGCCGGAGATCATGTCGAAGTACTACGGCGAGTCCGAGGAACAGCTACGGGAGGTGTTCGAGGAGGCCGAAGAGAACCAGCCGGCCATCATCTTCATCGACGAGCTGGACTCCATCGCGCCAAAGCGCGGCGAGACGTCCGGCGACGTGGAACGCCGCGTCGTCGCCCAGCTGCTCTCGATGATGGACGGGCTCGACGAGCGCGGCCAGGTGACGGTCATCGCCGCCACCAACCGCGTCGACTCCATCGACCCCGCGCTCCGCCGCGGCGGCCGCTTCGACCGCGAAATCGAGGTCGGCGTGCCCGACCAGGAGGGCCGCGAGGAGGTCCTGCAGGTCCACACCCGCGGGATGCCACTTGCAGAGGGCATCGACCTCGAAGAGTACGCCGAGTCGACCCACGGCTTCGTCGGGGCCGACCTCGAATCGCTGGCGAAGGAGTCGGCGATGAACGCGCTCCGTCGCGTCCGCCCGCAGTTGGACCTCGAAAGCGACGAAATCGACGCCGAGGTGCTCGACTCCATCGAGGTGACCGAGACGGACCTCAAGGACGCGCTCAAGGGTATCACCCCGAGCGCGATGCGGGAGGTCTTCGTCGAGGTACCCGACGTGCAGTGGAACGACGTCGGTGGCCTGGACGACACCAAGACCCGGCTGCAGGAGACCATCCAGTGGCCGCTCGACTACCCCGAGGTGTTCGAGCAGATGGACCTACAGGCCGCGAAGGGCGTGCTGATGTACGGTCCCCCCGGTACAGGGAAGACGCTCATCGCCAAGGCCGTCGCCAACGAGGCCGAGTCCAACTTCATCTCGGTGAAGGGACCGGAGCTGCTCAACAAGTACGTCGGCGAGTCGGAGAAGGGTGTCCGTGAGGTGTTCGAGAAGGCACGCTCGAACGCGCCAACGGTCATCTTCTTCGATGAAATCGACGCCATCGCCGGCCAGCGCGGCAAGAACATGGGCGATTCCGGCGTCGGCGAGCGCGTCGTCTCCCAGCTGCTGACCGAGCTGGACGGGCTGGAAGAGCTCGAAGACGTGGTCGTCGTCGCGACGACGAACCGGCCGGACCTCATCGACTCGGCGCTGTTGCGCCCGGGCCGACTGGACCGCCACATCCACGTGCCGGTGCCCGACGAGGACGGCCGCCGCAAGATCTTCGAGGTGCACACGCGGAACAAGCCGCTCGCCGACGACGTTGACCTCGACCGGCTGGCGCGCAAGACCGACAACTACGTCGGTGCCGACATCGAGGCCGTCGCCCGCGAGGCGTCGATGGCCGCGACCCGCGAGTACATCAACTCCGTCGACCCCGAGGACGCCGCCGGCTCCGCCGGAAACGTCCGCGTGACGATGGACCACTTCGAGCAGGCGCTCGACGAGGTGAAGGCATCGGTCGACGCGGAGACCCGCGAACAGTACGACGATATCGAGGCGGACTTCGAGAGCGGCGACGACACCGGCCGCGACGTGTCTCGCACGTTCCAGTAA
- a CDS encoding alpha/beta fold hydrolase: protein METVTHAGREIAYRRTGDGELPVLYVHGAGGDHRLWVEQYAPNGVGPAVALDLTGHGESDDADLVVGPETLDAYAEDVLAVARETGAETLVGNSMGGAVALWAVLEHGFDPEALVLCGTGAKLGVGDELLAMFDGEFDAALETLAAPNLLFHDADADTVARTTAAFHETGQAVTVRDFRTCDTFDVRDRLEEIETPALAITGEHDGMTPPSFTEYLGEELPDCETTLLADCAHLSMLERPAVWNERVRAFLGTERRHVPDS from the coding sequence ATGGAGACAGTTACGCACGCGGGCAGAGAAATCGCGTACAGACGCACCGGCGACGGGGAGTTGCCCGTGCTCTACGTCCACGGGGCCGGCGGCGACCACCGGCTGTGGGTCGAACAGTACGCGCCCAACGGGGTCGGTCCGGCGGTCGCGCTCGACTTGACCGGCCACGGCGAGAGCGACGACGCCGACCTTGTTGTCGGGCCGGAGACGCTCGACGCCTACGCCGAAGACGTGCTCGCAGTCGCCCGCGAGACGGGCGCGGAGACGCTGGTCGGCAACTCGATGGGCGGGGCCGTCGCGCTGTGGGCCGTCCTCGAACACGGTTTCGACCCCGAGGCGCTCGTTCTCTGCGGCACGGGCGCGAAACTGGGCGTCGGCGACGAGCTACTGGCGATGTTCGACGGGGAGTTCGACGCCGCTCTCGAAACGCTTGCCGCGCCGAATCTTCTCTTTCACGACGCCGACGCCGACACCGTCGCCCGAACGACGGCCGCGTTCCACGAGACGGGCCAGGCCGTCACGGTCCGCGACTTCCGCACCTGCGACACGTTCGACGTGCGCGACCGGCTCGAGGAAATCGAGACTCCTGCGCTCGCCATCACCGGCGAGCACGACGGCATGACGCCGCCGTCGTTCACGGAGTACCTGGGCGAAGAGCTACCGGACTGTGAGACGACACTGCTGGCGGACTGCGCGCATCTGTCGATGCTCGAACGCCCGGCCGTCTGGAACGAGCGCGTCCGTGCGTTCCTCGGGACGGAGCGCCGTCACGTCCCCGACAGCTAG
- the panB gene encoding 3-methyl-2-oxobutanoate hydroxymethyltransferase produces the protein MRAKDIRAKAGAEPITMLTAYDAPTAAVVDEAGIDVILVGDSVGNTQLGHDSTLPVTVDEMASHTAAVARGADDALVVADMPFLSFGVSTEASIENAGRMLKEADADAVKLECGPHTVELTEQLTDLGIPTMAHLGLTPQRENETGLFRQGTDAEGAREILDLARAHEDAGAFSLVLEHVPANLASEVTDELAIPTIGIGAGPECDGQVLVVDEVLGLSEGTAPFSKAWGDVRGEMQRAVEGYREDVESGEFPGEDHSHYEDELEDVY, from the coding sequence ATGCGCGCGAAGGACATCCGAGCGAAGGCAGGCGCGGAGCCGATTACCATGCTCACGGCCTACGACGCCCCGACCGCCGCCGTCGTCGACGAGGCCGGCATCGACGTGATTCTCGTCGGTGACTCCGTCGGGAACACGCAGTTGGGTCACGACTCGACGCTGCCCGTCACGGTCGACGAGATGGCGAGCCACACCGCCGCGGTCGCACGCGGAGCCGACGACGCGCTCGTCGTCGCGGACATGCCGTTTCTCTCCTTCGGCGTGAGCACCGAGGCGAGCATCGAGAACGCCGGCCGCATGCTGAAGGAGGCCGACGCCGACGCCGTCAAGCTGGAGTGTGGTCCACACACCGTCGAGTTGACCGAACAGCTGACCGACCTCGGCATCCCGACGATGGCCCATCTGGGGCTCACCCCGCAGCGCGAAAACGAGACCGGGCTGTTCCGACAGGGAACCGACGCCGAGGGCGCACGGGAGATTCTCGACCTCGCGCGCGCCCACGAGGACGCCGGCGCGTTCTCGCTCGTCCTAGAGCACGTCCCCGCGAACCTCGCGAGCGAGGTGACCGACGAACTGGCGATTCCGACCATCGGCATCGGTGCGGGGCCGGAGTGTGACGGACAGGTGCTCGTCGTCGACGAGGTGCTCGGGCTGAGTGAGGGGACGGCCCCGTTCTCGAAGGCGTGGGGCGACGTGCGCGGCGAGATGCAGCGAGCGGTCGAAGGCTACCGCGAGGACGTGGAGTCGGGCGAGTTCCCGGGCGAGGACCACTCACACTACGAGGACGAGTTAGAGGACGTGTACTAG
- a CDS encoding D-2-hydroxyacid dehydrogenase — MKILVLREGVHGTNASDYAVELRDRLPDHEVVHARTPDEERAEITDAVVATGTDITADLLDRAEALRLFAGAYAGHGHLPLDALESHGVGLTNATGVHAPNIGEYVVGALLSHVRNFQQAYRHQERREWQPMPVTELAGSTVTVVGLGNIGRAVVERLDPFDVETIGIRASPDLGGPADTVLGPDSLHDALADSDAVVLACPLTDATRGLIGDAEFATMPTESILVNVARGPVVDTDALLEAIRNGRIGGATLDVTDPEPLPPEHPLWTLSSVQITPHNAGSTPRYYERLAEIVATNVDRVEQGDWSVDLDNVVIEP, encoded by the coding sequence ATGAAGATTCTCGTCTTGCGCGAGGGCGTCCACGGAACGAACGCGAGCGACTACGCCGTCGAGTTGCGCGACCGCCTCCCCGACCACGAGGTCGTCCACGCGCGCACTCCCGACGAGGAACGCGCCGAAATCACCGACGCGGTCGTCGCGACCGGGACGGACATCACCGCTGACCTGCTCGACCGCGCCGAGGCCCTGCGACTCTTCGCCGGCGCGTACGCCGGCCACGGCCACCTCCCCCTCGACGCGCTCGAGTCACACGGCGTCGGGCTGACGAACGCCACCGGCGTCCACGCGCCCAACATCGGCGAGTACGTCGTCGGCGCGCTGCTTTCTCACGTCCGCAACTTCCAGCAGGCGTACCGCCACCAGGAACGCCGAGAGTGGCAGCCGATGCCCGTGACCGAACTCGCCGGGTCGACCGTCACCGTCGTCGGCCTCGGCAACATCGGACGAGCCGTCGTCGAGCGACTCGACCCGTTCGACGTGGAGACAATCGGCATCCGGGCCTCGCCCGACCTCGGCGGGCCCGCAGATACGGTCCTCGGTCCCGACAGCCTCCACGACGCGCTCGCGGACTCGGACGCGGTCGTGCTCGCGTGCCCGCTCACGGACGCGACCCGCGGACTTATCGGGGACGCGGAGTTCGCGACGATGCCCACGGAGTCGATTCTCGTCAACGTCGCGCGCGGCCCGGTCGTGGACACCGACGCGCTGCTGGAGGCGATTCGCAACGGCCGCATCGGCGGGGCCACCCTCGACGTGACCGACCCCGAGCCGCTTCCCCCGGAGCATCCGCTCTGGACGCTCTCATCGGTACAGATCACGCCGCACAACGCGGGGTCGACGCCCCGTTATTATGAACGGTTGGCCGAGATTGTCGCCACGAACGTCGACCGCGTGGAGCAGGGCGACTGGAGCGTCGACCTCGACAACGTCGTCATCGAACCCTAG
- a CDS encoding VOC family protein codes for MEILHTCLNVADADETIAFYEQFGFEESWSFEAGDTENRYIADDDGVELQLSDTEGDTEFDQGTAWDHLAIRVDDVDATFERVENHGVVQEPGDQPAAGARTAFIEDPDGHVLELIEPLE; via the coding sequence ATGGAGATACTCCACACCTGTCTGAACGTCGCGGACGCCGACGAGACCATCGCCTTCTACGAGCAGTTCGGGTTCGAGGAGAGCTGGTCGTTCGAGGCGGGCGACACCGAAAACCGCTACATCGCCGACGACGACGGCGTCGAGCTTCAGCTCTCGGACACCGAGGGAGACACCGAGTTCGACCAGGGGACCGCGTGGGACCACCTCGCCATCCGCGTCGACGACGTGGACGCCACCTTCGAGCGCGTCGAGAACCACGGCGTCGTGCAGGAGCCGGGCGACCAGCCGGCCGCCGGCGCGCGCACCGCCTTCATCGAGGACCCGGACGGCCACGTGCTCGAACTCATCGAGCCGCTCGAGTGA
- the asd gene encoding aspartate-semialdehyde dehydrogenase, whose amino-acid sequence MVDVGILGATGAVGQRLIQLLEPHPEFDIATLTASPASAGKTYKEAAKWRADTPMPDSVTDIEVAATEPDAIDDDVTLLFSSLPSGVGAEVEPDLAEAGYVISSNSSNARMADDVPLIIPEVNADHLGLIDVQRDERGWDGALLKNPNCSTITMVPTLAALDQYGLDSVRVSTLQAVSGAGYSGVTSMEIIDNAIPHIGGEEQKMESESRKLLGEFNGAEVVLHSMDVAASCNRIPTIDGHLENVWADTSDDVTPEEVSAAMSAYPSATLPSSPERLIHTFEELDRPQPRLDRNRGDGMAVSAGGFRRTEGGVQYNCLAHNTIRGAAGASVLNGELLLEEGYL is encoded by the coding sequence ATGGTAGACGTTGGCATTCTCGGCGCAACCGGTGCGGTCGGACAGCGACTCATTCAGCTGCTCGAACCCCACCCGGAGTTCGACATCGCGACGCTCACCGCCTCCCCGGCATCGGCGGGCAAGACGTACAAGGAGGCCGCCAAGTGGCGGGCGGACACCCCCATGCCCGATTCCGTGACCGATATCGAGGTCGCAGCCACCGAGCCGGACGCAATCGACGACGACGTGACGCTGCTGTTCTCCTCGCTCCCCTCCGGCGTCGGTGCCGAGGTCGAACCCGACCTCGCGGAAGCCGGCTACGTGATCTCTTCGAATTCCTCGAACGCCCGGATGGCCGACGACGTGCCTCTCATCATCCCCGAGGTGAACGCCGACCACCTCGGACTCATCGACGTCCAGCGCGACGAGCGCGGCTGGGACGGCGCACTCCTGAAGAATCCGAACTGCTCGACGATTACGATGGTGCCCACCTTGGCCGCGCTCGACCAGTACGGGCTCGACTCCGTGCGCGTCTCCACCCTGCAGGCGGTCTCGGGGGCCGGCTACTCCGGCGTCACCTCGATGGAGATCATCGACAACGCCATCCCGCACATCGGCGGCGAGGAACAGAAGATGGAGTCGGAGTCGCGCAAGCTGCTCGGTGAGTTCAACGGCGCGGAGGTCGTCCTCCACTCGATGGACGTGGCCGCCTCCTGTAACCGGATTCCGACCATCGACGGCCACCTAGAGAACGTCTGGGCCGACACGAGCGACGACGTGACCCCGGAAGAGGTCTCCGCGGCGATGTCGGCGTACCCGTCCGCGACGCTCCCCTCCTCGCCCGAGCGGCTCATCCACACGTTCGAGGAACTGGACCGGCCACAGCCGCGACTCGACCGGAACCGCGGCGACGGGATGGCCGTCTCCGCGGGCGGGTTCCGCCGGACCGAGGGCGGCGTCCAGTACAACTGTCTCGCCCACAACACGATTCGGGGCGCGGCCGGCGCGTCGGTGCTCAACGGCGAACTGCTGTTGGAGGAAGGCTACCTGTAG
- a CDS encoding MATE family efflux transporter, whose product MGLFPGKEDLELTEGGVAKPLFFLALPIVITNLLQTAYNLADTFWLGQYSNTALAAISFAFPMVFLFISLGLGISVAGSVLVAQNTGRGDERQAEYAAAQTVVFALTASAILGFIGFFIVDDLLTIFGAAPATLVEATKYMKVITLGLPAMFGFFIFISLMRGYGDTVTPMLVMLVTVILNVVLDPFLINGWVFFPELGIEGAAYATVFSRVVATVAGFGIMFSGKRGVRIRVSDMKPDFGYLREILNIGVPASVEGVSRSLSVNLLLIIVGTFATEVVSGYGIGVRVFSVIFLPAIAVARGVETMAGQNIGAGKPDRAETAADVAAVATFLILGAVGVLVFLFPEPIIRVFTDPSNPGTEQVVATGAQFLRYVALTFGFIGVVRAYTGAFRGAGQTLVSAVITITFLGLIRLPVAAGLALGIGGVYTLPLVGVTLTVPQVVTAIGPAGIWWGFVVSNVVGALLALAWFKRGRWRDAELRGSESAPTDADDMDAAASDD is encoded by the coding sequence ATGGGGCTGTTCCCCGGGAAGGAAGACCTCGAACTCACAGAGGGCGGCGTCGCGAAGCCGCTCTTCTTCCTCGCGCTCCCCATCGTCATCACGAATCTGCTCCAGACGGCGTACAATCTGGCCGACACGTTCTGGCTGGGCCAGTACTCCAACACCGCGCTGGCCGCGATTTCGTTCGCGTTCCCGATGGTGTTTCTATTCATCTCGCTCGGGCTCGGTATCTCGGTGGCGGGGAGCGTCCTCGTCGCACAAAACACCGGCCGCGGCGACGAGCGACAGGCCGAGTACGCCGCCGCACAGACGGTCGTCTTCGCGCTTACCGCCTCTGCCATACTTGGGTTCATCGGCTTCTTCATCGTCGACGACCTGTTGACCATCTTCGGGGCCGCGCCGGCGACGCTGGTCGAGGCGACGAAGTACATGAAGGTCATCACGCTCGGCCTGCCGGCGATGTTCGGCTTCTTCATCTTCATCTCGCTGATGCGCGGCTACGGCGACACCGTGACGCCGATGCTCGTCATGCTGGTGACGGTCATCCTCAACGTCGTCCTCGACCCGTTCCTCATCAACGGCTGGGTCTTCTTCCCCGAACTCGGCATCGAGGGGGCCGCCTACGCCACCGTCTTCTCGCGGGTCGTCGCCACCGTCGCCGGCTTCGGCATCATGTTCTCCGGCAAACGGGGCGTCAGGATACGCGTCTCGGATATGAAGCCGGACTTCGGCTATCTGCGCGAGATTCTCAACATCGGCGTGCCCGCCTCCGTCGAGGGCGTGAGCCGGTCGCTGTCGGTGAATCTCCTGCTCATCATCGTCGGCACCTTCGCCACGGAGGTCGTCTCCGGCTACGGCATCGGCGTGCGCGTCTTCTCGGTCATCTTCCTGCCGGCGATTGCCGTCGCGCGCGGCGTCGAGACGATGGCGGGCCAGAACATCGGGGCCGGGAAGCCGGACCGCGCGGAGACGGCCGCCGACGTGGCCGCCGTCGCCACGTTCCTCATCCTCGGTGCCGTCGGGGTGCTCGTCTTCCTCTTTCCCGAGCCGATTATCCGCGTGTTCACCGACCCGTCGAATCCGGGGACCGAACAGGTCGTCGCGACGGGCGCACAGTTCCTCCGGTACGTCGCCCTGACCTTCGGCTTCATCGGCGTCGTCCGCGCGTACACGGGGGCATTCCGCGGTGCGGGCCAGACGCTCGTGTCGGCGGTCATCACCATCACCTTCCTCGGTCTCATCCGGCTCCCGGTCGCGGCGGGGCTGGCACTCGGTATCGGCGGGGTCTACACGCTCCCGCTCGTCGGCGTGACGCTCACCGTTCCGCAGGTGGTCACGGCGATTGGACCGGCCGGCATCTGGTGGGGCTTCGTTGTCTCCAACGTCGTGGGCGCGCTGCTCGCGTTAGCGTGGTTCAAGCGCGGCCGCTGGCGGGACGCGGAGCTTCGCGGCTCCGAGTCGGCACCGACGGACGCCGACGACATGGACGCCGCCGCAAGCGACGACTGA
- a CDS encoding TetR/AcrR family transcriptional regulator: protein MDDETEAAVMAATSRALCEHGYADLTMQRIADEWDKSKAALHYHYDTKEELLESFLDWTIARFDSRLACEAADPRERLDTFVEALFGPAEESDGSFAIALLAMKAQAPHSETYRDRLAEMDARMRETLAETIRDGIEAGQFREVDPEDTARFAATAINGSHVRRVALDERPAEARRLFEQYLDATLGREQAPEVPV, encoded by the coding sequence ATGGACGACGAGACGGAGGCGGCGGTGATGGCCGCGACCTCGCGTGCGCTGTGCGAGCACGGCTACGCCGACCTCACGATGCAGCGTATCGCCGACGAGTGGGACAAATCGAAGGCGGCCCTCCACTACCACTACGACACGAAGGAGGAGCTGCTGGAGTCGTTTCTCGACTGGACCATCGCGCGGTTCGACTCCCGGCTCGCGTGTGAGGCCGCCGACCCTCGCGAGCGGCTCGACACCTTCGTCGAGGCGCTGTTCGGGCCCGCAGAGGAAAGCGACGGCAGCTTCGCCATCGCGCTGCTCGCGATGAAGGCCCAAGCGCCACACTCCGAGACCTACCGCGACCGCCTCGCCGAGATGGACGCCCGGATGCGGGAGACGCTCGCCGAGACCATCCGTGACGGCATCGAGGCGGGCCAGTTCCGCGAGGTCGATCCCGAGGACACCGCGCGGTTCGCCGCCACGGCCATCAACGGCTCGCACGTCCGCCGGGTCGCGCTCGACGAGCGACCGGCCGAGGCTCGCCGGCTGTTCGAGCAGTATCTCGACGCGACGCTCGGCCGCGAACAGGCCCCGGAGGTGCCCGTCTGA
- a CDS encoding 30S ribosomal protein S17e, with the protein MPIKPAYIKKLARALIERYDEAFSTDFEHNKEVVTAVTNVESKGVRNRIAGYITRKQRSAAYAAA; encoded by the coding sequence ATGCCTATCAAACCGGCCTACATCAAGAAGCTCGCCCGCGCGCTCATCGAACGATACGACGAGGCGTTCAGCACCGACTTCGAGCACAACAAGGAGGTCGTCACCGCCGTCACGAACGTCGAGTCGAAGGGCGTCCGCAACCGCATCGCCGGCTACATCACCCGCAAGCAGCGAAGCGCCGCCTACGCTGCCGCGTAA
- a CDS encoding DUF447 domain-containing protein produces the protein MSDWPADWDGVTETVVTTRGPNDRWNVAALGVHAGDPATARTWGRTRTWRNFRERGRGYVQFTRDPVDFVEAACSIREEEEPILASASAWAEVRVAQTDAGEEDGTKWVDWELRVEASEVRERVVPTVSRAHAAVVEATVAASRLGVAGYDDETLRERIAFCESVVERAGGNREREAWRRFEALTE, from the coding sequence GTGAGCGACTGGCCGGCCGACTGGGACGGCGTGACGGAGACCGTGGTGACGACCCGCGGGCCGAACGACCGCTGGAACGTGGCCGCGCTCGGCGTCCACGCGGGCGACCCGGCGACGGCACGGACGTGGGGTCGGACCCGGACGTGGCGCAACTTCCGTGAGCGCGGGCGCGGCTACGTCCAGTTCACGCGCGACCCCGTCGACTTCGTGGAGGCGGCCTGCTCGATACGCGAGGAAGAGGAGCCGATACTCGCGTCCGCGAGCGCGTGGGCCGAGGTGCGCGTCGCACAGACGGACGCGGGCGAGGAGGACGGCACCAAGTGGGTCGATTGGGAACTCCGGGTGGAGGCGAGCGAGGTGCGCGAGCGAGTCGTTCCGACGGTGTCGCGCGCTCACGCCGCGGTGGTGGAGGCGACGGTCGCGGCCTCCCGGCTCGGCGTGGCTGGCTACGACGACGAGACGCTACGCGAGCGAATCGCCTTCTGCGAGTCGGTGGTCGAGCGCGCCGGGGGCAACCGCGAGCGCGAGGCGTGGCGACGGTTCGAGGCGCTGACCGAGTAG
- a CDS encoding triphosphoribosyl-dephospho-CoA synthase — protein MSRTHAEQAELALLLEVAGTPKPGNVDRHRDHEDLRFEHFLAGSVGAGEGLRAAAAGEPVGEAFETAVAGMAEQEGGNTQFGCLLLLVPLVRAAGAGELTRDGVREVCEATTVADAAGFYRAFEHVDVALADPPAELDELDARRGSDAVPALERNGVTLYDVMVHSESDGNAAEWTNGFPRAFREADRILDGDGPVLDRASRAFLRLLAAEEDGFVRQQSGPKAAREATRRAQACLDGEEDPERVAEEFVERGINPGTTADITCASLYVALERGLSV, from the coding sequence GTGAGTCGAACCCACGCCGAGCAGGCAGAGCTCGCGCTCCTGCTCGAAGTCGCCGGCACACCGAAGCCGGGAAACGTCGACCGCCACCGCGACCACGAGGACCTCCGGTTCGAACACTTCCTCGCGGGTTCGGTCGGGGCGGGCGAAGGGCTTCGCGCGGCCGCCGCGGGTGAGCCGGTCGGCGAGGCCTTCGAGACCGCCGTCGCGGGCATGGCCGAACAGGAGGGCGGCAACACGCAGTTCGGCTGTCTGCTCCTGCTCGTGCCACTCGTCCGGGCTGCGGGCGCGGGCGAGCTGACGCGCGACGGCGTGCGCGAGGTGTGCGAGGCGACCACGGTGGCCGACGCCGCCGGCTTCTATCGCGCCTTCGAACACGTCGACGTGGCGCTCGCCGACCCGCCGGCCGAGCTGGACGAGTTAGACGCCAGACGCGGGAGCGACGCCGTTCCGGCCCTCGAACGCAACGGCGTGACCCTGTACGACGTGATGGTCCACTCGGAGAGTGACGGCAACGCCGCCGAGTGGACGAACGGCTTCCCGCGGGCGTTCCGCGAGGCCGACCGCATCCTCGACGGCGACGGTCCCGTGCTGGACCGCGCGAGCCGCGCATTCCTGCGACTGCTCGCCGCGGAAGAAGACGGGTTCGTGCGCCAGCAGTCCGGGCCGAAGGCGGCGCGGGAGGCGACCCGCCGGGCACAGGCCTGTCTCGACGGGGAGGAGGACCCCGAACGGGTGGCCGAGGAGTTCGTTGAGCGGGGAATCAATCCGGGGACGACGGCCGACATTACGTGTGCGTCGCTGTACGTCGCCCTCGAACGGGGGTTGTCCGTGTGA